Genomic window (Verrucomicrobiia bacterium):
GCTGCCTATCGCCGCATGTGTTTTTTGTGCAAACGGGCGGCATCGCCACTCCGGAGCAGTTTGCTGCGCAACTGGCCGAAGTGTTGGCGCATCACGAACAAACGCAGCCTCGCGGCGCGCTGCCGGTGGGCGCGGCGGCGACCATTGCGGCGCGACGACAGATTTACGCCATGCGCGCGGCGCAGAGCGATCGGACGCGCGTTTGGCAAAGCGAAGATTCCACGGCCTGGACCGTGGTGTGCGAAGCGGAGGCGCCGTTCCCGATTTCCTGCCTGCACCGGTTCATTCACATTCGGCCGGTGAATGACGCGGCGGAGGTGTTGCAAGTGGCCGATGCGCAGCGTCGGCAGATTTCCACCGTGGGACTGGCCGTGCCGCGTTCGCAATTTCCGACGCTGGCCCGGCAATTGGGGCGTTGGGGGGCCAGCCGGATTTGCGCGCTGGGACAGATGCAACGCCCGCCGCTCACTTGGCGGCATGACGGTCGTCCGGCGTTGGCGGATTTGGTGACGTGGACGGATTGTGAATCATGAAAATTGAGTTGAGAAAATCGTTTCAGTTTGAGGCGGCGCACCATTTGCCGTTGGTGCCGAAAACGCACAAGTGTCGTCGTTTGCACGGGCACAGTTTCAAAGTGGAGCTGGTGGTGGCGGGCGAGTGCGATCCGAAGCTGGGCTGGTTGATGGATTACGCGGAGATCACCGCGGCGTTCAAACCGGTCTGGAAAAAATTGGATCATTTCTATTTGAATGAAATTCCCGGATTGGAAAATCCCACCAGCGAAGTGTTGGCGGCTTGGATCTGGGGCAAACTGAAACGTCGGCTGCCATTGCTCAAGGAAGTCGTGGTGGCGGAGACGTGCAACGCCCGCGCCGTTTATCGAGGTGAAGCATGAGCTTGTTTCGTTTGAGCGGCATTGCGGTTTTGTTGCTGATCACTCTGCTGCTGGGATGTCGGGCGGAGCCAACGCCGGAATGGGAACGTTTTCAATTTCAGCATCCGGCCATGGGCACATTGTTCACCATTACCCTTTACGCCACGAACGCGGTCAGCGCCCGGACGGCCGCTGATGCCGCGTTTGCGCGCGTGACGGTTTTGGATGACATGCTGACCGATTACGACGCTGAAAGTGAACTGATGCGGTTGTGCCAGCAGCCGGTTGGGCAACCG
Coding sequences:
- the queD gene encoding 6-carboxytetrahydropterin synthase QueD, whose product is MKIELRKSFQFEAAHHLPLVPKTHKCRRLHGHSFKVELVVAGECDPKLGWLMDYAEITAAFKPVWKKLDHFYLNEIPGLENPTSEVLAAWIWGKLKRRLPLLKEVVVAETCNARAVYRGEA